In Primulina eburnea isolate SZY01 chromosome 5, ASM2296580v1, whole genome shotgun sequence, a single window of DNA contains:
- the LOC140832336 gene encoding alpha/beta hydrolase domain-containing protein WAV2-like isoform X3: MVSYVNALLYGVGGIVVAGMALLVAFQEKLVYVPVVPGLTKSYPITPARLRLFYEDVWLTSSDGVRLHSWFIKLLPDCRDIAHRLEMVQIMLQRLQCNVFMLSYRGYGASDGFPSQHGISMDAQAALDHLSQRTDIDTYRIVVFGRSLGGAVGSVLTKNNPDKVAALILENTFTSILDMAGVLLPFLKWFIGKSSSKGPGVLNFLVRSPWSTIDVVNEIRQPILFLSGLRDEMVPPLHMQLLYAKAAARNQQCLFVEFPTGMHMDTWLSGGDRYWRTIQEFFEKSVPDKKIDGSSESVTKSYL; encoded by the exons ATGGTCTCATACGTGAACGCTTTGCTCTACGGGGTGGGCGGAATAGTTGTGGCGGGAATGGCATTATTGGTGGCGTTTCAGGAAAAGCTAGTCTACGTGCCGGTGGTGCCTGGGCTCACTAAATCTTACCCCATCACCCCCGCACGCCTACGCCTATTTTATGAGGACGTTTGGCTCACCTCTTCCGATGGCGTCCGCCTCCATTCCTGGTTTATCAAGCTCTTACCCGATTGCAGAG ACATTGCTCACCGTCTTGAAATGGTTCAAATTATGTTGCAAAGACTCCAATGTAATGTCTTCATGCTTTCCTATAGAGG TTATGGTGCTAGTGACGGATTCCCTTCACAACATGGTATTTCAATGGATGCCCAG GCTGCACTGGATCATCTGAGTCAGAGGACAGATATTGACACGTACAGAATTGTAGTCTTTGGGAGGTCACTCGGGGGAGCTGTTGGATCAGTGCTTACCAAAAACAATCCAGACAAG GTGGCTGCACTAATATTGGAAAACACATTCACATCTATCCTGGACATGGCCGGAGTTCTACTGCCCTTTCTGAAGTGGTTTATTGGAAAAAGTAGCTCAAAAGGTCCCGGGGTTTTGAATTTTCTTGTTCGTTCTCCATGGAGTACCATTGATGTCGTAAACGAG ATCAGACAACCAATCCTTTTTCTCTCTGGACTACGAGATGAAATGGTACCCCCGTTGCACATGCAACTGTTATATGCTAAGGCCGCTGCACGCAATCAACAGTGTTTATTTGTGGAGTTTCCTACGGGAATGCATATGGATACATGGTTGTCTGGTGGTGACCGGTATTGGAGAACAATTCAGGAGTTCTTTGAAAAGAGCGTCCCAGATAAGAAGATTGACGGCTCCTCTGAAAGTG TGACCAAGAGCTATCTGTGA
- the LOC140832341 gene encoding bet1-like SNARE 1-1 has translation MNSIRNRDTRAALFDGIEEGGIRASSSYSSHEIDEQENDRAIDGLQDRVAILKRLSGDIHEEVDSHNLMLDRMGNDMDASRGVLSGTMDKFKMVFETKSSRSMFTLVVSFVVIFLVIYYLTR, from the exons ATGAATTCAATAAG GAATCGTGACACTAGAGCTGCTCTTTTTGATGGGATTGAGGAGGGAGGTATAAGGGCTTCATCATCTTACTCCTCTCATGAAATTGATGAGCAAGAGAATGATAGAGCAATTGATGGACTGCAAGATCGAGTTGCTATTCTGAAAAGA TTGTCAGGTGACATACATGAGGAAGTCGACTCTCATAACCTTATGCTGGACAGGATG GGAAATGACATGGACGCATCAAGAGGAGTTCTGTCGGGAACAATGGATAAGTTTAAGATG GTATTTGAGACCAAATCGAGCCGAAGTATGTTTACGCTCGTGGTATCTTTTGTGGTTATTTTCCTTGTCATATACTATCTTACTCGATAA
- the LOC140832338 gene encoding mechanosensitive ion channel protein 10-like has protein sequence MESDISTAEKGGNYAVVVEVQVPGTQGDGASGSTGDSSMMEELSRVQIPLFSSTMTTPAMPVVASSSQDLSANPPIGLPARQKSLTRPAFSKPKSRIVEPPYSSTLMPGKEIAQTTPVGSPYILSPSAASQSVRVKPSTPKTSAPITPKTPLMASTGDDDEDDDDKVYDTENLKNFSKSKRGKKVSVTIVVEWVAFVCIMFVLISSLTVDKLKNRHIWSLELWKWCVLVLVIFCGRLLTGWVTNSLVYLIGKNFFLKKKVLYFLFGLKKSFRVVLWLALNFLTWVLLINRVQRSEETTKILNHITRGIVSTLVGAVIWMVKTLVVKSIASSFHVRTYFDRIQESIFHQYILQVLSGTPREKNDVSENRRRLNFSRVKTRKQDKQGDVINVDKLYKMRREKVSTWTMSGLVNVVRNSGMPNISVVSVEEEEEGPKEITSEVEAKDSANRIFRNVAKQGYKYIDENDLLLFMEKEEVDNALLLFEGAAQSRRITKSSFRNWVVSVYKERKYLILSLNDAKTAIKQLNKIASGLILLVIVIVWLLLMEITTTKVLVFISSQILLLVFMFGNTVKTVFEAIIFVFVVHPFDIGDRCVVDGVQLVVDEMDILTTIFLKADNEKVYYPNAVLATKPISNFNRSPEMGDSVDFALDFSTSVEKIAELKARIKAYLESKPQEWRPGHSVILKEIVDVDKLMMALYVSHTINFQNTARASRRSDLVFELKKIFEEIGIKYRLPPQEVQISKS, from the exons ATGGAAAGTGATATATCTACGGCGGAGAAAGGAGGAAACTATGCTGTTGTAGTGGAGGTTCAGGTTCCGGGAACCCAAGGAGATGGTGCTTCTGGATCAACGGGTGACTCTTCGATGATGGAGGAATTGTCTAGAGTGCAAATACCCTTATTCTCAAGTACTATGACTACTCCAGCAATGCCAGTAGTCGCGAGCTCTTCTCAAGATTTATCTGCAAACCCACCAATTGGGTTGCCTGCTAGGCAAAAATCACTAACGAGACCCGCTTTTTCGAAGCCTAAATCAAGAATTGTGGAGCCTCCATATTCGAGCACCTTGATGCCTGGTAAGGAAATTGCTCAAACTACCCCAGTAGGGTCACCTTATATTCTGTCACCAAGTGCGGCTTCGCAGTCTGTAAGAGTTAAGCCGAGCACTCCTAAAACGTCAGCTCCGATCACGCCAAAGACGCCTTTAATGGCGTCCACGGGAGATGACGATGAGGATGATGATGACAAGGTTTACGATACCGAAAATCTTAAGAATTTTTCAAAATCTAAGCGCGGTAAGAAAGTGAGTGTGACGATTGTGGTTGAATGGGTTGCTTTTGTGTGCATAATGTTTGTCTTAATTTCAAGCTTAACTGTTGATAAGTTAAAGAATCGTCATATTTGGAGTTTGGAACTGTGGAAATGGTGTGTGCTGGTACTGGTGATCTTTTGTGGTCGTTTACTCACCGGATGGGTGACTAATTCTCTTGTTTATTTGATTGGAAAGAACTTCTTCCTCAAGAAGAAGGTTCTGTATTTTTTGTTTGGCTTGAAAAAGAGTTTTCGTGTGGTTTTATGGTTGGCTTTGAATTTTCTGACTTGGGTTTTGTTGATTAATCGCGTTCAAAGATCAGAGGAAACTACTAAGATTCTTAATCATATAACTAGAGGTATAGTGTCCACTCTAGTTGGGGCAGTTATATGGATGGTGAAGACTTTAGTTGTCAAATCGATAGCTTCATCTTTTCACGTTAGAACTTATTTCGATAGAATTCAAGAATCCATTTTTCATCAGTATATTCTTCAAGTCCTCTCTGGTACTCCGAGGGagaagaatgatgtttctgagaATAGAAGACGATTGAATTTCAGCAGAGTAAAAACAAGAAAACAAGATAAACAAGGGGATGTGATTAATGTTGATAAACTTTATAAGATGAGACGAGAAAAAGTATCGACTTGGACAATGAGCGGGTTGGTCAATGTTGTTAGAAACTCGGGGATGCCTAACATCTCTGTGGTCAGTgttgaagaagaagaggaaGGGCCGAAAGAAATTACGAGTGAGGTTGAGGCCAAGGACTCAGCAAATAGAATATTTAGAAACGTTGCAAAGCAGGGTTATAA GTATATCGACGAGAACGACCTTTTACTTTTCATGGAAAAAGAAGAAGTTGATAATGCATTATTACTCTTTGAAGGAGCTGCACAATCTAGaagaatcacaaaatcatccttcAGAAATTGGGTG GTAAGCGTATATAAAGAGCGAAAATACCTGATACTGTCTCTCAACGATGCCAAAACAGCAATAAAGCAGCTAAACAAGATTGCTTCGGGACTTATACTACTCGTGATAGTTATAGTTTGGTTACTTTTAATGGAAATCACCACCACCAAGGTTTTGGTGTTCATTTCATCTCAGATTTTACTGCTGGTATTTATGTTTGGTAACACAGTTAAAACAGTATTTGAAGCCATCATATTCGTCTTTGTGGTCCACCCTTTTGACATCGGTGATCGCTGCGTTGTTGATGGAGTACAG CTGGTAGTCGATGAGATGGACATTTTGACCACAATCTTTCTGAAGGCTGACAATGAAAAGGTATACTATCCCAATGCAGTTTTGGCCACCAAACCGATCAGTAATTTCAATCGAAGCCCAGAAATGGGTGACTCTGTGGATTTTGCTCTGGATTTTTCGACATCCGTGGAGAAAATAGCAGAATTGAAGGCTAGAATAAAAGC GTACTTGGAAAGTAAACCTCAAGAATGGCGTCCCGGTCACAGCGTGATATTAAAGGAAATCGTCGATGTTGACAAGCTGATGATGGCACTTTATGTGAGTCATACAATAAACTTTCAGAATACAGCAAGGGCCAGTCGAAGATCTGATCTAGTCTTTGAACTCAAGAAAATATTCGAGGAAATCGGTATAAAGTACCGTCTTCCACCTCAAGAAGTGCAGATCAGTAAGTCATGA
- the LOC140832336 gene encoding alpha/beta hydrolase domain-containing protein WAV2-like isoform X1, which yields MVSYVNALLYGVGGIVVAGMALLVAFQEKLVYVPVVPGLTKSYPITPARLRLFYEDVWLTSSDGVRLHSWFIKLLPDCRGPTILFFQENAGNIAHRLEMVQIMLQRLQCNVFMLSYRGYGASDGFPSQHGISMDAQAALDHLSQRTDIDTYRIVVFGRSLGGAVGSVLTKNNPDKVAALILENTFTSILDMAGVLLPFLKWFIGKSSSKGPGVLNFLVRSPWSTIDVVNEIRQPILFLSGLRDEMVPPLHMQLLYAKAAARNQQCLFVEFPTGMHMDTWLSGGDRYWRTIQEFFEKSVPDKKIDGSSESVTKSYL from the exons ATGGTCTCATACGTGAACGCTTTGCTCTACGGGGTGGGCGGAATAGTTGTGGCGGGAATGGCATTATTGGTGGCGTTTCAGGAAAAGCTAGTCTACGTGCCGGTGGTGCCTGGGCTCACTAAATCTTACCCCATCACCCCCGCACGCCTACGCCTATTTTATGAGGACGTTTGGCTCACCTCTTCCGATGGCGTCCGCCTCCATTCCTGGTTTATCAAGCTCTTACCCGATTGCAGAG GACCAACGATTCTCTTCTTCCAAGAAAATGCTGGAA ACATTGCTCACCGTCTTGAAATGGTTCAAATTATGTTGCAAAGACTCCAATGTAATGTCTTCATGCTTTCCTATAGAGG TTATGGTGCTAGTGACGGATTCCCTTCACAACATGGTATTTCAATGGATGCCCAG GCTGCACTGGATCATCTGAGTCAGAGGACAGATATTGACACGTACAGAATTGTAGTCTTTGGGAGGTCACTCGGGGGAGCTGTTGGATCAGTGCTTACCAAAAACAATCCAGACAAG GTGGCTGCACTAATATTGGAAAACACATTCACATCTATCCTGGACATGGCCGGAGTTCTACTGCCCTTTCTGAAGTGGTTTATTGGAAAAAGTAGCTCAAAAGGTCCCGGGGTTTTGAATTTTCTTGTTCGTTCTCCATGGAGTACCATTGATGTCGTAAACGAG ATCAGACAACCAATCCTTTTTCTCTCTGGACTACGAGATGAAATGGTACCCCCGTTGCACATGCAACTGTTATATGCTAAGGCCGCTGCACGCAATCAACAGTGTTTATTTGTGGAGTTTCCTACGGGAATGCATATGGATACATGGTTGTCTGGTGGTGACCGGTATTGGAGAACAATTCAGGAGTTCTTTGAAAAGAGCGTCCCAGATAAGAAGATTGACGGCTCCTCTGAAAGTG TGACCAAGAGCTATCTGTGA
- the LOC140832336 gene encoding alpha/beta hydrolase domain-containing protein WAV2-like isoform X2, which yields MVSYVNALLYGVGGIVVAGMALLVAFQEKLVYVPVVPGLTKSYPITPARLRLFYEDVWLTSSDGVRLHSWFIKLLPDCRGPTILFFQENAGNIAHRLEMVQIMLQRLQCNVFMLSYRGYGASDGFPSQHGISMDAQAALDHLSQRTDIDTYRIVVFGRSLGGAVGSVLTKNNPDKVAALILENTFTSILDMAGVLLPFLKWFIGKSSSKGPGVLNFLVRSPWSTIDVVNEIRQPILFLSGLRDEMVPPLHMQLLYAKAAARNQQCLFVEFPTGMHMDTWLSGGDRYWRTIQEFFEKSVPDKKIDGSSESDLDAH from the exons ATGGTCTCATACGTGAACGCTTTGCTCTACGGGGTGGGCGGAATAGTTGTGGCGGGAATGGCATTATTGGTGGCGTTTCAGGAAAAGCTAGTCTACGTGCCGGTGGTGCCTGGGCTCACTAAATCTTACCCCATCACCCCCGCACGCCTACGCCTATTTTATGAGGACGTTTGGCTCACCTCTTCCGATGGCGTCCGCCTCCATTCCTGGTTTATCAAGCTCTTACCCGATTGCAGAG GACCAACGATTCTCTTCTTCCAAGAAAATGCTGGAA ACATTGCTCACCGTCTTGAAATGGTTCAAATTATGTTGCAAAGACTCCAATGTAATGTCTTCATGCTTTCCTATAGAGG TTATGGTGCTAGTGACGGATTCCCTTCACAACATGGTATTTCAATGGATGCCCAG GCTGCACTGGATCATCTGAGTCAGAGGACAGATATTGACACGTACAGAATTGTAGTCTTTGGGAGGTCACTCGGGGGAGCTGTTGGATCAGTGCTTACCAAAAACAATCCAGACAAG GTGGCTGCACTAATATTGGAAAACACATTCACATCTATCCTGGACATGGCCGGAGTTCTACTGCCCTTTCTGAAGTGGTTTATTGGAAAAAGTAGCTCAAAAGGTCCCGGGGTTTTGAATTTTCTTGTTCGTTCTCCATGGAGTACCATTGATGTCGTAAACGAG ATCAGACAACCAATCCTTTTTCTCTCTGGACTACGAGATGAAATGGTACCCCCGTTGCACATGCAACTGTTATATGCTAAGGCCGCTGCACGCAATCAACAGTGTTTATTTGTGGAGTTTCCTACGGGAATGCATATGGATACATGGTTGTCTGGTGGTGACCGGTATTGGAGAACAATTCAGGAGTTCTTTGAAAAGAGCGTCCCAGATAAGAAGATTGACGGCTCCTCTGAAAGTG ATTTGGATGCTCATTGA